The following coding sequences lie in one Arabidopsis thaliana chromosome 3, partial sequence genomic window:
- a CDS encoding plant self-incompatibility protein S1 family protein gives MNRLIAFLLIIALSFGLNKACEDCTIVFRNNLSPGIILKVNCESNNKNRVTGTVKFQSDTVRINFREAAFERTTWHCLVQQGGYSQHFRAYRGSAPIPRCGELRVYIAKRDGIYLSANAGPEKLDQRWMKN, from the coding sequence atgaatcggCTCATAgcttttttgttaattattgcTTTGTCTTTTGGATTAAATAAAGCTTGCGAAGATTGCACAATAGTATTTCGAAACAACCTCAGTCCTGGTATTATTCTCAAAGTCAACTGCGAATCGAACAACAAAAACCGAGTCACAGGCACAGTGAAATTCCAAAGTGATACAGTTCGAATTAATTTCCGCGAGGCTGCATTTGAAAGAACAACATGGCATTGCTTAGTGCAACAAGGGGGGTATTCTCAACACTTTAGAGCGTACAGAGGAAGTGCTCCAATTCCTCGATGTGGTGAGTTACGTGTATATATTGCAAAACGTGATGGGATTTATTTATCCGCAAATGCTGGTCCAGAAAAGCTCGATCAACGTTGGATGaaaaactaa
- a CDS encoding Plant self-incompatibility protein S1 family (Plant self-incompatibility protein S1 family; FUNCTIONS IN: molecular_function unknown; INVOLVED IN: biological_process unknown; LOCATED IN: endomembrane system; EXPRESSED IN: 7 plant structures; EXPRESSED DURING: L mature pollen stage, M germinated pollen stage, 4 anthesis, petal differentiation and expansion stage; CONTAINS InterPro DOMAIN/s: Plant self-incompatibility S1 (InterPro:IPR010264); BEST Arabidopsis thaliana protein match is: Plant self-incompatibility protein S1 family (TAIR:AT5G04347.1); Has 157 Blast hits to 155 proteins in 7 species: Archae - 0; Bacteria - 0; Metazoa - 0; Fungi - 0; Plants - 157; Viruses - 0; Other Eukaryotes - 0 (source: NCBI BLink).), which produces MKLRVTIFLMVVCLYTENVIGGSVFIYNNLPHGHYLQVKCKSGDTNLGFHVRRPGRFYNYAFTDHILGKTLYWCHLWKGKNWEDHVVIVAYESRDLPHRDNWVRWSARESGIYQNVNGEERFRFRYNWDGHV; this is translated from the coding sequence atgaaGTTACGTGTGACGATATTTCTGATGGTTGTATGTTTATACACCGAAAATGTGATAGGAGGATCGGTGTTTATCTATAACAACCTGCCCCACGGACACTATTTACAAGTGAAATGCAAATCTGGAGACACCAATCTTGGTTTCCACGTGAGACGGCCCGGTCGGTTTTACAATTACGCTTTCACTGATCATATACTTGGAAAAACGCTTTATTGGTGTCATCTATGGAAAGGTAAAAACTGGGAGGATCATGTGGTGATCGTTGCCTACGAAAGTAGGGATTTGCCTCATCGCGACAATTGGGTGAGGTGGTCGGCCAGGGAATCTGGCATCTATCAAAATGTTAACGGTGAGGAGAGATTCCGTTTCAGGTATAATTGGGATGGTCACGTTTAA
- a CDS encoding C2H2-type zinc finger family protein (C2H2-type zinc finger family protein; FUNCTIONS IN: sequence-specific DNA binding transcription factor activity, zinc ion binding, nucleic acid binding; INVOLVED IN: regulation of transcription; LOCATED IN: intracellular; EXPRESSED IN: petal, leaf whorl, male gametophyte, flower, pollen tube; EXPRESSED DURING: L mature pollen stage, M germinated pollen stage, 4 anthesis, petal differentiation and expansion stage; CONTAINS InterPro DOMAIN/s: Zinc finger, C2H2-like (InterPro:IPR015880), Zinc finger, C2H2-type (InterPro:IPR007087); BEST Arabidopsis thaliana protein match is: C2H2-type zinc finger family protein (TAIR:AT5G04390.1); Has 2638 Blast hits to 2271 proteins in 138 species: Archae - 0; Bacteria - 4; Metazoa - 609; Fungi - 41; Plants - 1007; Viruses - 0; Other Eukaryotes - 977 (source: NCBI BLink).), which translates to MEAAAEAVSAAREQSLILKGKRTKRQRPQSPIPFSIIPPMSSHEPDAEEESTSLVSKEKSLNDEINNNNIKNNNNTLINGVTSSSSASSSSNNNATLKATADEEDQDMANCLILLAQGHSLPHLQPQPHPQQQTRQLMMSYQDSGNNNNNAYRSSSRRFLETSSSNGTTTNGGGGRAGYYVYQCKTCDRTFPSFQALGGHRASHKKPKAAMGLHSNHDHKKSNYDDAVSLHLNNVLTTTPNNNSNHRSLVVYGKGSNNKVHECGICGAEFTSGQALGGHMRRHRGAVVAAAAASTATVSVAAIPATANTALSLSPMSFDQMSEGPIQAPVKRARSAVVSLDLDLNLPAPEDENRVNGLSFASKQEHEQEHEQTQQKKQREEQKSLVLSSAPTLVDCHY; encoded by the coding sequence ATGGAAGCAGCTGCGGAGGCTGTATCAGCCGCTAGGGAGCAATCATTGATCCTTAAAGGGAAACGGACTAAGCGGCAACGTCCTCAGTCCCCAATCCCTTTCTCTATCATTCCTCCTATGTCTTCGCATGAACCGGATGCTGAAGAAGAGTCTACTAGTCTTGTTTCCAAGGAGAAGAGTCTCAATGAtgaaatcaacaacaataacatcaAGAATAATAACAATACTTTGATCAATGGTGttacatcttcatcttctgcctcttcatcttccaacAACAATGCCACATTAAAGGCCACGGCTGACGAAGAAGATCAAGATATGGCTAATTGTTTGATCCTCCTCGCCCAAGGTCACTCTCTTCCCCACCTCCAACCGCAACCGCACCCccaacaacaaacaagacaGCTTATGATGAGTTACCAAGATTCcggtaacaacaacaacaatgcgTATAGATCTAGCAGCAGGAGGTTTCTAGAGACATCTTCATCTAACGGGACCACAACGAACGGTGGTGGAGGCAGAGCCGGTTACTATGTTTACCAGTGCAAAACATGTGACCGGACTTTTCCGTCTTTCCAAGCTCTTGGTGGGCATAGAGCCAGCCACAAGAAGCCTAAAGCCGCTATGGGTCTTCACTCTAACCATGACCACAAGAAGTCTAACTACGATGACGCCGTTTCTCTCCATCTCAACAACGTTCTCACCACAACTCCTAACAACAATAGTAACCATAGATCGCTTGTGGTATACGGCAAAGGTAGTAATAATAAGGTCCATGAATGTGGGATATGTGGAGCCGAATTCACATCCGGGCAAGCATTAGGTGGTCACATGAGACGCCATAGAGGTGCAGTGGTAGCCGCAGCAGCCGCCTCTACCGCCACCGTATCGGTTGCGGCCATTCCGGCTACTGCAAACACGGCTTTGTCATTGTCGCCAATGTCGTTTGATCAGATGTCGGAGGGTCCAATTCAGGCTCCCGTTAAGAGAGCGAGGAGCGCGGTTGTGTCGTTAGATTTAGATCTGAATCTACCTGCCCCGGAAGATGAGAATCGGGTCAACGGATTAAGCTTTGCTTCAAAGCAAGAACACGAACAAGAACATGAACAAACAcaacagaagaaacagagagaagaacaaaagtcTCTTGTCTTGTCTTCTGCTCCTACATTGGTGGATTGCCattactaa
- the NAC050 gene encoding NAC domain containing protein 50 (NAC domain containing protein 50 (NAC050); FUNCTIONS IN: sequence-specific DNA binding transcription factor activity; INVOLVED IN: multicellular organismal development, regulation of transcription; CONTAINS InterPro DOMAIN/s: No apical meristem (NAM) protein (InterPro:IPR003441); BEST Arabidopsis thaliana protein match is: NAC domain containing protein 52 (TAIR:AT3G10490.2); Has 2988 Blast hits to 2970 proteins in 99 species: Archae - 4; Bacteria - 3; Metazoa - 28; Fungi - 4; Plants - 2904; Viruses - 0; Other Eukaryotes - 45 (source: NCBI BLink).), with protein MGRESLAVVSSPPSATAPSTAVSATSLAPGFRFHPTDEELVSYYLKRKVLGKPVRFDAIGEVDIYKHEPWDLAEKILCSYLALNCFKNFVFACATVMFACATVMFALFSKLKTRDQEWYFFSALDKKYGNGARMNRATNKGYWKATGKDREIRRDIQLLGMKKTLVFHSGRAPDGLRTNWVMHEYRLVEYETETNGSLLQDAYVLCRVFHKNNIGPPSGNRYAPFMEEEWADGGGALIPGIDVRVRVEALPQANGNNQMDQWADLLKLHNSIKFAITFCRTQLNLTALSNERCSTREIFIVFWLICKEMHSASKDLININELPRDATPMDIEPNQQNHHESAFKPQESNNHSGYEEDEDTLKREHAEEDERPPSLCILNKEAPLPLLQYKRRRQNESNNNSSRNTQDHCSSTITTVDNTTTLISSSAAAATNTAISALLEFSLMGISDKKENQQKEETSPPSPIASPEEKVNDLQKEVHQMSVERETFKLEMMSAEAMISILQSRIDALRQENEELKKKNASGQAS; from the exons atgggTCGCGAATCTCTGGCTGTTGTGTCCTCGCCGCCATCGGCGACTGCGCCCAGTACTGCTGTGTCGGCTACCTCGCTTGCTCCTGGCTTTCGATTTCATCCGACTGATGAGGAACTCGTGAGCTATTACTTGAAGAGGAAGGTTCTGGGTAAACCTGTACGCTTCGATGCGATTGGAGAGGTAGATATCTACAAGCATGAGCCCTGGGATTTAGCAG AGAAGATTCTCTGTTCGTACCTGGCGCTAA ATTGCTTTAAGAATTTCGTGTTTGCTTGTGCTACAGTTATGTTTGCTTGTGCTACAGTTATGTTTGCTT TGTTTTCGAAGTTGAAAACTCGGGACCAAGAATGGTACTTCTTCAGTGCGTTAGATAAGAAGTACGGTAATGGTGCTAGGATGAATCGAGCAACTAACAAAGGGTACTGGAAAGCAACTGGAAAAGACAGAGAAATCCGCCGGGATATTCAGTTGCTCGGTATGAAAAAGACGCTTGTTTTCCACAGCGGGCGTGCTCCAGACGGCCTTCGGACTAATTGGGTCATGCACGAGTATCGCCTTGTGGAATATGAAACTGAAACTAACGGAAGCCTGCTG CAGGATGCATATGTGTTGTGCAGAGTGTTTCACAAGAATAACATTGGGCCACCAAGTGGGAACAGATATGCGCCATTCATGGAAGAAGAATGGGCTGATGGTGGAGGAGCTCTGATTCCAGGAATAGACGTTAGGGTCAGGGTAGAGGCTCTACCACAAGCCAATGGAAACAACCAGATGGACCAG TGGGCTGATTTACTTAAACTGCACAATTCCATTAAGTTTGCTATCACCTTTTGTAGAACTCAGCTCAACCTTACAGCTTTATCTAATGAAAG GTGCTCAACAAGAGaaatatttattgtgttttggttAATCTGCAAA GAAATGCATTCAGCAAGCAAGGATCTCATTAACATCAACGAGCTACCGAGAGATGCTACTCCAATGGACATCGAACCTAACCAACAGAATCATCATGAGAGTGCCTTCAAGCCACAGGAGAGTAACAACCATAGTGgttatgaagaagatgaggacaCACTCAAACGCGAGCAcgcagaagaagatgagcgTCCTCCTTCTCTATGCATTCTCAACAAAGAAGCTCCACTACCTCTCCTGCAATACAAACGTAGACGCCAAAACGAGTCCAACAACAACTCAAGCAGGAACACACAGGACCATTGTTCGTCCACAATAACAACCGTCGACAATACAACCACCTTAATCTCATcatctgctgctgctgctaccAACACTGCCATCTCTGCATTGCTTGAGTTCTCACTTATGGGTATCTCcgacaagaaagaaaaccagCAGAAAGAGGAAACTTCTCCTCCTAGTCCAATTGCATCTCCTGAAGAGAAGGTTAATGATCTCCAGAAGGAGGTTCACCAGATGTCTGTTGAAAGAGAAACTTTCAAGCTTGAGATGATGAGTGCAGAGGCTATGATCAGCATTCTCCAGTCAAGAATCGATGCGCTGCGTCAGGAGAACGAGGAacttaagaagaagaacgcCAGTGGACAAGCTAGTTAA
- the NAC050 gene encoding NAC domain containing protein 50 (NAC domain containing protein 50 (NAC050); FUNCTIONS IN: sequence-specific DNA binding transcription factor activity; INVOLVED IN: multicellular organismal development, regulation of transcription; EXPRESSED IN: cultured cell; CONTAINS InterPro DOMAIN/s: No apical meristem (NAM) protein (InterPro:IPR003441); BEST Arabidopsis thaliana protein match is: NAC domain containing protein 52 (TAIR:AT3G10490.2); Has 3138 Blast hits to 3120 proteins in 110 species: Archae - 4; Bacteria - 5; Metazoa - 36; Fungi - 10; Plants - 3015; Viruses - 0; Other Eukaryotes - 68 (source: NCBI BLink).): MGRESLAVVSSPPSATAPSTAVSATSLAPGFRFHPTDEELVSYYLKRKVLGKPVRFDAIGEVDIYKHEPWDLAVFSKLKTRDQEWYFFSALDKKYGNGARMNRATNKGYWKATGKDREIRRDIQLLGMKKTLVFHSGRAPDGLRTNWVMHEYRLVEYETETNGSLLQDAYVLCRVFHKNNIGPPSGNRYAPFMEEEWADGGGALIPGIDVRVRVEALPQANGNNQMDQEMHSASKDLININELPRDATPMDIEPNQQNHHESAFKPQESNNHSGYEEDEDTLKREHAEEDERPPSLCILNKEAPLPLLQYKRRRQNESNNNSSRNTQDHCSSTITTVDNTTTLISSSAAAATNTAISALLEFSLMGISDKKENQQKEETSPPSPIASPEEKVNDLQKEVHQMSVERETFKLEMMSAEAMISILQSRIDALRQENEELKKKNASGQAS, from the exons atgggTCGCGAATCTCTGGCTGTTGTGTCCTCGCCGCCATCGGCGACTGCGCCCAGTACTGCTGTGTCGGCTACCTCGCTTGCTCCTGGCTTTCGATTTCATCCGACTGATGAGGAACTCGTGAGCTATTACTTGAAGAGGAAGGTTCTGGGTAAACCTGTACGCTTCGATGCGATTGGAGAGGTAGATATCTACAAGCATGAGCCCTGGGATTTAGCAG TGTTTTCGAAGTTGAAAACTCGGGACCAAGAATGGTACTTCTTCAGTGCGTTAGATAAGAAGTACGGTAATGGTGCTAGGATGAATCGAGCAACTAACAAAGGGTACTGGAAAGCAACTGGAAAAGACAGAGAAATCCGCCGGGATATTCAGTTGCTCGGTATGAAAAAGACGCTTGTTTTCCACAGCGGGCGTGCTCCAGACGGCCTTCGGACTAATTGGGTCATGCACGAGTATCGCCTTGTGGAATATGAAACTGAAACTAACGGAAGCCTGCTG CAGGATGCATATGTGTTGTGCAGAGTGTTTCACAAGAATAACATTGGGCCACCAAGTGGGAACAGATATGCGCCATTCATGGAAGAAGAATGGGCTGATGGTGGAGGAGCTCTGATTCCAGGAATAGACGTTAGGGTCAGGGTAGAGGCTCTACCACAAGCCAATGGAAACAACCAGATGGACCAG GAAATGCATTCAGCAAGCAAGGATCTCATTAACATCAACGAGCTACCGAGAGATGCTACTCCAATGGACATCGAACCTAACCAACAGAATCATCATGAGAGTGCCTTCAAGCCACAGGAGAGTAACAACCATAGTGgttatgaagaagatgaggacaCACTCAAACGCGAGCAcgcagaagaagatgagcgTCCTCCTTCTCTATGCATTCTCAACAAAGAAGCTCCACTACCTCTCCTGCAATACAAACGTAGACGCCAAAACGAGTCCAACAACAACTCAAGCAGGAACACACAGGACCATTGTTCGTCCACAATAACAACCGTCGACAATACAACCACCTTAATCTCATcatctgctgctgctgctaccAACACTGCCATCTCTGCATTGCTTGAGTTCTCACTTATGGGTATCTCcgacaagaaagaaaaccagCAGAAAGAGGAAACTTCTCCTCCTAGTCCAATTGCATCTCCTGAAGAGAAGGTTAATGATCTCCAGAAGGAGGTTCACCAGATGTCTGTTGAAAGAGAAACTTTCAAGCTTGAGATGATGAGTGCAGAGGCTATGATCAGCATTCTCCAGTCAAGAATCGATGCGCTGCGTCAGGAGAACGAGGAacttaagaagaagaacgcCAGTGGACAAGCTAGTTAA
- the NAC050 gene encoding NAC domain containing protein 50 (NAC domain containing protein 50 (NAC050); FUNCTIONS IN: sequence-specific DNA binding transcription factor activity; INVOLVED IN: multicellular organismal development, regulation of transcription; EXPRESSED IN: cultured cell; CONTAINS InterPro DOMAIN/s: No apical meristem (NAM) protein (InterPro:IPR003441); BEST Arabidopsis thaliana protein match is: NAC domain containing protein 52 (TAIR:AT3G10490.2); Has 35333 Blast hits to 34131 proteins in 2444 species: Archae - 798; Bacteria - 22429; Metazoa - 974; Fungi - 991; Plants - 531; Viruses - 0; Other Eukaryotes - 9610 (source: NCBI BLink).), with product MGRESLAVVSSPPSATAPSTAVSATSLAPGFRFHPTDEELVSYYLKRKVLGKPVRFDAIGEVDIYKHEPWDLAVFSKLKTRDQEWYFFSALDKKYGNGARMNRATNKGYWKATGKDREIRRDIQLLGMKKTLVFHSGRAPDGLRTNWVMHEYRLVEYETETNGSLLDAYVLCRVFHKNNIGPPSGNRYAPFMEEEWADGGGALIPGIDVRVRVEALPQANGNNQMDQEMHSASKDLININELPRDATPMDIEPNQQNHHESAFKPQESNNHSGYEEDEDTLKREHAEEDERPPSLCILNKEAPLPLLQYKRRRQNESNNNSSRNTQDHCSSTITTVDNTTTLISSSAAAATNTAISALLEFSLMGISDKKENQQKEETSPPSPIASPEEKVNDLQKEVHQMSVERETFKLEMMSAEAMISILQSRIDALRQENEELKKKNASGQAS from the exons atgggTCGCGAATCTCTGGCTGTTGTGTCCTCGCCGCCATCGGCGACTGCGCCCAGTACTGCTGTGTCGGCTACCTCGCTTGCTCCTGGCTTTCGATTTCATCCGACTGATGAGGAACTCGTGAGCTATTACTTGAAGAGGAAGGTTCTGGGTAAACCTGTACGCTTCGATGCGATTGGAGAGGTAGATATCTACAAGCATGAGCCCTGGGATTTAGCAG TGTTTTCGAAGTTGAAAACTCGGGACCAAGAATGGTACTTCTTCAGTGCGTTAGATAAGAAGTACGGTAATGGTGCTAGGATGAATCGAGCAACTAACAAAGGGTACTGGAAAGCAACTGGAAAAGACAGAGAAATCCGCCGGGATATTCAGTTGCTCGGTATGAAAAAGACGCTTGTTTTCCACAGCGGGCGTGCTCCAGACGGCCTTCGGACTAATTGGGTCATGCACGAGTATCGCCTTGTGGAATATGAAACTGAAACTAACGGAAGCCTGCTG GATGCATATGTGTTGTGCAGAGTGTTTCACAAGAATAACATTGGGCCACCAAGTGGGAACAGATATGCGCCATTCATGGAAGAAGAATGGGCTGATGGTGGAGGAGCTCTGATTCCAGGAATAGACGTTAGGGTCAGGGTAGAGGCTCTACCACAAGCCAATGGAAACAACCAGATGGACCAG GAAATGCATTCAGCAAGCAAGGATCTCATTAACATCAACGAGCTACCGAGAGATGCTACTCCAATGGACATCGAACCTAACCAACAGAATCATCATGAGAGTGCCTTCAAGCCACAGGAGAGTAACAACCATAGTGgttatgaagaagatgaggacaCACTCAAACGCGAGCAcgcagaagaagatgagcgTCCTCCTTCTCTATGCATTCTCAACAAAGAAGCTCCACTACCTCTCCTGCAATACAAACGTAGACGCCAAAACGAGTCCAACAACAACTCAAGCAGGAACACACAGGACCATTGTTCGTCCACAATAACAACCGTCGACAATACAACCACCTTAATCTCATcatctgctgctgctgctaccAACACTGCCATCTCTGCATTGCTTGAGTTCTCACTTATGGGTATCTCcgacaagaaagaaaaccagCAGAAAGAGGAAACTTCTCCTCCTAGTCCAATTGCATCTCCTGAAGAGAAGGTTAATGATCTCCAGAAGGAGGTTCACCAGATGTCTGTTGAAAGAGAAACTTTCAAGCTTGAGATGATGAGTGCAGAGGCTATGATCAGCATTCTCCAGTCAAGAATCGATGCGCTGCGTCAGGAGAACGAGGAacttaagaagaagaacgcCAGTGGACAAGCTAGTTAA